caagctcaagggttttagttccaaaattgctcaagCCATGTATAGATAGGTGCGCAGATTAGGGTCTAGGTCGAGTGctataaagtacaccctcgcctaggtacctcTTCATAcaaatcgaaacacataagcaacgaacacacaagagcggcctgaatacttactcaaaataccaaaagtagtactaaagcaaaatcgcttcgcgcgtgttcgctagtagtgggccccaccggctccgcctaactcaccactatctgaaatagaagattttatcacattatatcacaaacggctactaacagatccaaaacaagcaaaacggcaaaaatcggcacacgcgctcgcgcggaacggcaaacggaaacggccaaatcggccatctcaaaccgttttgatcaaaggtTAGGCTATAAATATCAGATCAAGATGAacgagacaccgtttcgaagctatgaggaaggcctACGATTCTCGTGAAGACACCTTAAACTAGATCCGAATCAACACAAGTCGAAATCATGGAAAAcggtaccagaagtttgcactttgaatgacagacagggtctgtttactggaccataacttctagctcacaagtccaaatcaggaaattgcaaaggcattagaaatctgagacataaggctaaaactttgatgttttggccaagacctgaatccactcagaacagaacgaaaactgagtgtcaaagtacccgtcagaactgtccagatacaaggcagttctgacgatcaatcttgttttggtcataacggaagctacggaactcggatttccacgcactttataccgtttcaaagctgagaccaagatctacatttcttacgaaggagttgacacccTGATCGTACGAGATAAAAACGGAAAacccacggtcagaagctgaaattcaaaacgtacacaaactaatgtctaaaacaggcttgagtgttctgtctataactcagaatacgctaatccgtttgacctgaaattttacaaaaatattcaggacttaaggggatacaatgttgaagaaggcaactttgtccagttttgaaggtaacaaggtcaaaaatgcaagacactataccagaatcgcaaaacaggttcacaaaccgtattctagtacaaacatcataactcagcctacacaaggccaaatccaaaaattccaaagccatctgaaagcttagaaacagggatacatttcatcagaagacctcaacacccaaatccaaaacaattccaggcaaaacaacccatttcagacgcagttctaacatcctgatgaacccagaacagcaatagtaatttcagtttacctcattctacactactccaattgacctgaaattttacagacacctttaaaacatcaatacctacaacttttatgttttaagtcaaggccaattcggcctctatctaggaccaagaatttcggacagaatgaagaaccaagaaccctaattttccagaatttcttccaaaacagaaattgattgcaattatcaatcatttacacctactagagttattaaacatcatttccaatcatcaaagatagccacaccatcatgatcatattaaaccagaaaaatcaccaataaattgaaaacttcatcaattcatccaaaagcaagaaataaccacgaaattcatcactttaactatcactaggcatcaattaagcttcattagatgaaggagaaggttcattcattactcacctagtaaaacaagagagagagagagttgcttgacaccttagcttatccaaacacttcaccaaactactaaataacacctaatgaagagattttatggagtagaaacaagtttatgtgattgttttggaagatttgagctagatagaagctagaaattggaagagttttctttcttctttgttcaAGATGGCCGACCAAGAGGGAGgaggaaagagtgaatttttggtaagtttttgagatattttaactaaatggtaaaaagtcaaaaaaagtgaatagttgtccaacaagtccaaccaatgagatagtgacacttgtcactccatttaaagcatctctatcctttttctctctcacatcaatcacatcacaacctctacttatctcttaacacccgataaatttcacccagtgtccggaacttaacctaattggccgaatttttccgaacatttcgcactagcgggtcccacgtccgttatatatccttaatttctcaaaaactaaccgatactagaaaaatcatctaaaacctatatttactcataagaattatctggggaaagttctagtaaagaaaaatgtagaaaaggcgggcgataaagaaaaaaaaaaacccacttaaactttctaataaaataaactagggttttcaaccTTAACCGAGGTTAGGGTTTTACTCCTTAGCCTTAAAACCCGAATTCCATCCCACCGATTTACGAATAACCCTCATCTCAGCTTAcggacggactggggcctcacaatctcccccacttaggacaatttcgtcctcgaaattaattctttgGTCCAAGCGTACCTTCGAAACCCGCCGAAGGATTAGTCACTTCaggttgacccattgcatagaCTCTAGCTggccctttgggtcgattttccTCTGCATTTGACGGCTTAGCTGTagtcccttcagtcggtggcttAGGTTTCTCCTTTTGTAACTTAGGGCACTGGGCGATCAGATGTTCTGCACTACCACACTTATAGCATCTTCGGATCGAACTGTTCTTCCAACAGTTTTCGTCAGTGTGATTggccccacagaaaccacagatTGGCTTAATGCCCGCACTTGGCCCTCCACGCTGGGCACTCCTCTGGGGCTCTTGCCCTACTCGTCCTCCTCTTCCAAATTTACCCTGATTTAGGGTTCCTGCGGGTCGAAGACCATCTGTTCCTTGACTTT
This is a stretch of genomic DNA from Coffea eugenioides isolate CCC68of unplaced genomic scaffold, Ceug_1.0 ScVebR1_1654;HRSCAF=2540, whole genome shotgun sequence. It encodes these proteins:
- the LOC113755699 gene encoding uncharacterized protein LOC113755699, producing KREDDFIRLRQGTLSVAEYETQFTKLSRFAPELVLTEQKRIRRFVQGLNVEIQEALAAAQLDTFGQTLEKAQRIETARGQVKSFHERKRRQPDSSHLVTGQSSQSESPSKKSQGTDGLRPAGTLNQGKFGRGGRVGQEPQRSAQRGGPSAGIKPICGFCGANHTDENCWKNSSIRRCYKCGSAEHLIAQCPKLQKEKPKPPTEGTTAKPSNAEENRPKGPARVYAMGQPEVTNPSAGFEGTLGPKN